One segment of Neodiprion fabricii isolate iyNeoFabr1 chromosome 1, iyNeoFabr1.1, whole genome shotgun sequence DNA contains the following:
- the LOC124181733 gene encoding E3 ubiquitin-protein ligase listerin isoform X2: MDMRYQRLLISSLQGYSLYLKTISPQQIEKVAKIHDKILSHNKFWKLAKHEIPLVRAGFFNVLASMIQHAEELYKNEKKKLITTIMNNLDETDPGVLPVVWEAVLLAICKIEGWHTVVSIEKLIIPKLWHVLREGGNGSANAIYPNLLPFISHFPIQNENKMNFYTNFFNNLRKGFKVKSVQLSYSEMLAVVTAFVECLRYVILLNNEDEILCETLLKQQLMPTLEWCLVEISPVKPLIFKQISQLIRYWSKNRSVADYKSYGHLVQQFWSTLEETLLNLIHSTEANFDSVHISNLYDSLLDLFLTLKNTTLVTRKNLRVKFFDSNDRAEKSDEVLPKVPEEDLKYCTELAQLINKITSVHFDNINKDSSESAVMLTCYKLITNFESKDLFIALTKSCGKDTSFLDFYNKTLRKWLIEKPEQTELLIMLLFSLIKYLDKLDKKTVLASLSELQNENKIILRHAVKCALLKHNRKDPAVKEWFSQAEVSSVLLDVTKQVADNETAIDLDVNKKILMQCFECSDNTDLIISDSTFDDIVSILCKGLNEQSQDNLNSLVELVSEISSATWTHNKLRLGVVKIIETMFGLSCTLDLDSSAFPIRKTVQNIWENGLVQLKTMLSPAKLVDLTKKCADILWANIFLSEHLYSLEKLVEIAVSFIKALVEDDDENEHTKNVISAFTAGSKMATWLADVTTIVLYAEVVSGNLATMETCFQTKIGQDIVKIDLEQKYPTDNIENCVRWALLNIKLLKKLFMRKSEGQDDIEDDSTEVQDMDIVKVNALPVIEETMLNILHIVATGYLYGLHYTSTKHFNGINTLFTDLKEEVKVTYTLLGTDIRESNLKFILQNSGVYVGIWPHVLRLFCMELAPCDSLTTKFREDFSITSSASNNVNEIGAQLQAVQVLSDYLNMEDIPLQLDNNVNALVVGRSLLGGDSEKTLTYFIATLDKVIKLYQEDNGFLLFDCDVSEVTWQQFTLPLEVVRFLSKSVSTIPTKLTHAHWDFILISLASWQLSVNKSKKNCGNLKVTAFIVAVNKLFCTLQELLYKHEKESVEGLPGTILDEWKNIFADDVYIVLVETWMYCSDLYNQHDVSSMQLVLLNNLGEALKLVDEKIFFGQHTSAALVSINSEKVIKLSFNLLQSPVPSLQLSAYQVFKKIIPELVARDKNLIESESFDPNLLNFKKFENVLASTQYIVNAMLLDFKLCETVSCTIQPYTDSYTYTLGYLFEWAILLDMCSYAHAELRYQYSELLKDDFFPSLMNNLFRLMPVEIFQDNKNKAVRLTEIFSTAPSFSFAKTWTECRLDHLVCWLYANSLRQLPVLVRQWWGAADSRVSAAVERITILYVSPMLCQEELSCNKLTGIENMQVKVHPTAREVIALYQVEDAKLELSIILPINHPLGPVTVDLGQHAGGAANWRNCHMQLSIFLTHQNGSIWDGLTLWKNNLDKRFSGVEECYICFSIVHATTNQIPKLSCHTCRKKFHTPCLYKWFSTSQKSTCPICRNIF; this comes from the exons ATGGACATGAGATACCAGAGATTATTGATATCAAGTTTACAAGGATACTCTTTATACTTGAAAACAATTTCTCCTCAGCAAATAGAGAAGGTGGCAAAGATtcacgataaaattttatcacacaATAAGTTCTGGAAATTGGCTAAACATGAAATACCTCTAGTCAGAGCTGGATTCTTCAATGTTCTTGCCTCAATGATTCAACACGCCGAAGAATTGTAcaagaacgagaaaaagaaattgatcaCCACCATTATGAACAATCTTGATGAAACAGATCCTGGTGTCTTGCCAGTTGTGTGGGAGGCTGTGCTTCTTGCAATATGTAAAATAGAG GGTTGGCATACAGTAGTCAGCATTGAAAAGCTCATAATACCTAAGTTGTGGCATGTTTTAAGAGAAGGAGGTAATGGCAGCGCCAATGCAATTTATCCTAATTTGCTGCCCTTCATCAGCCACTTTCCTATACAAAACGAGAACAAGATGAACTTTTACACaaatttctttaataattTACGGAAGGG CTTTAAAGTCAAGAGCGTTCAACTCAGCTACTCAGAGATGCTGGCAGTGGTCACTGCATTCGTCGAGTGTTTGCGTTATGTGATTCTTTTGAATAATGAGGATGAAATCTTGTGCGAAACTTTACTGAAACAAcag TTGATGCCAACATTGGAATGGTGTTTGGTAGAGATTTCACCAGTGAAACCtttgatttttaaacaaataagCCAGCTCATTCGTTATTGGAGTAAAAATCGAAGCGTCGCCGATTACAAGTCGTATGGTCATTTAGTTCAACAATTTTGGTCTACTCTTGAGGAGACACTTTTGAATCTAATTCATTCTACTGAAGCAAATTTTGATTCAGTTCACATTTCAAACTTGTATGACTCGTTGCTGGACTTGTTTCTCACTTTAAAAAATACCACATTAGTGACTCGCAAAAATTTGAGAGTCAAGttttttgattcaaacgaccgagCAGAAAAAAGCGACGAAGTTTTGCCTAAAGTTCCAGAAGAAGACCTGAAGTATTGTACAGAATTAGCTCAACTAATCAACAAAATAACTTCCGTTCATTTTGATAACATCAATAAAGATTCTTCTGAATCAGCTGTCATGTTAACCTGTTATAAATTAATCACAAACTTTGAAAGCAAAGACCTTTTTATTGCATTGACAAAATCGTGTGGAAAAGATACCAGTTTTCTCGATTTTTACAATAAGACTTTGAGGAAATGGTTGATTGAAAAGCCAGAACAGACGGAGCTATTGATAATGTTATTGTTCAGCCTCATCAAATATTTGGATAAATTGGACAAGAAAACAGTTCTTGCTTCATTATCAGAG TTAcagaacgaaaataaaataatcctTAGGCATGCGGTCAAGTGTGCTTTGTTAAAACATAATAGGAAGGATCCTGCAGTAAAAGAGTGGTTTTCACAAGCTGAAGTGTCATCTGTGTTACTAGATGTGACTAAACAAGTAGCCGATAATGAAACTGCCATCGATTTGgatgtgaacaaaaaaattctcatgcAATGTTTCGAGTGTTCTGATAATACCG ATTTAATTATCAGTGATTCTACATTTGATGACATTGTCTCAATCCTCTGTAAAGGTTTGAATGAACAGAGTCAAGATAATCTCAACTCACTCGTTGAATTGGTTTCTGAGATATCCTCTGCAACTTGGACTCACAACAAACTAAGGCTAGGAGTTGTCAAAATTATCGAAACTATGTTTGGATTAAGTTGCACACTTGACTTAGATAGCAGTGCTTTCCCGATAAGAAAAACTGTTCAGAATATATGGGAAAATGGGCTGGTCCAGTTAAAAACGATGTTATCTCCCGCAAAACTTGTTGACCTTACTAAAAAATGTGCAGACATTCTATGGGCAAATATCTTTCTGTC AGAACACCTATattctttagaaaaattagTGGAAATTGCAGTCAGCTTTATAAAAGCATTGGTCGAAGACGATGATGAAAATGAGCAtacaaaaaatgtcatttctGCTTTTACTGCTGGGTCGAAGATGGCTACTTGGTTGGCTGATGTGACAACAATAGTTCTGTATGCAGAAGTAGTGTCAGGAAATTTAGCAACGATGGAAACGTGTTTTCAGACAAAAATCGGTCAAGATATTGTTAAAATCGACTTGGAACAAAAGTATCCTACGGACAATATAGAAAACTGTGTTAGATGGGCTTTATTGAACATTAAATTACTAAAAAAACTCTTCATGAGAAAATCTGAAGGCCAAGACGATATCGAAGACGATTCAACAGAAGTTCAAGATATGGATATTGTTAAAGTCAATGCATTACCTGTTATTGAAGAGACTATGTTGAATATTCTACATATTGTTGCTACAGGATATTTGTATGGTTTACACTATACTTCA ACAAAACACTTTAATGGGATTAACACCCTGTTTACTGATCTAAAAGAGGAAGTTAAAGTTACATATACATTGCTTGGAACAGACATACGTGAGAGTAATCTCAAGTTCATCCTCCAAAA TTCTGGAGTTTACGTTGGAATATGGCCTCATGTGCTACGTCTTTTTTGCATGGAACTAGCACCGTGTGATAGTCTAACTACTAAATTCAGAGAAGATTTCAGCATCACAAGTTCTGCCTCAAATAATGTAAACGAAATTGGCGCTCAACTTCAAGCTGTTcag GTTTTGTCTGATTACCTAAACATGGAAGATATTCCATTACAATTGGACAATAATGTAAACGCACTCGTAGTAGGACGGAGCTTGCTTGGCGGTGATTCAGAAAAAACCTTgacatattttattgcaactTTAGATAAAGTGATAAAGCTCTACCAAGAGGATAACGGCTTCTTACTTTTTGATTG TGATGTATCAGAAGTAACGTGGCAACAGTTCACATTACCTTTGGAAGTTGTTAGATTTCTATCAAAGTCCGTCTCGACAATACCAACAAAATTAACTCACGCGCACTGGGATTTCATATTGATATCTCTAGCCTCTTGGCAGCTTTCAGTAAACAAATCTAAAAAGAATTGTGGTAATTTGAAG GTAACAGCTTTTATTGTTGCTGTGAATAAATTGTTCTGTACACTACAAGAACTCTTATACAAACATGAGAAAGAATCTGTTGAAGGATTGCCTGGAACAATATTAGATGAgtggaaaaacatttttgcTGATGATGTGTATATTGTCCTTGTTGAAACTTGGATGTATTGTTCCG ATTTGTACAATCAACACGACGTATCATCTATGCAACTTGTTCTGCTGAATAACCTGGGTGAGGCTCTGAAGTTGGTAGACGAAAAAATCTTCTTTGGACAGCATACCAGTGCTGCACTTGTATCGATCAACTCTGAAAAAGTGATTAAGCTCTCTTTCAACTTGCTACAATCCCCTGTTCCGAGCCTCCAGCTGTCAGCTtatcaagttttcaaaaaaattattccagaGTTGGTAGCGCGAGACAAAAACCTCATAGAATCAGAAAGCTTCGATccaaatttgttgaatttcaaaaagttcGAAAACGTTCTCGCATCCACTCAGTACATCGTAAACGCTATGTTATTGGACTTCAA ATTATGTGAAACTGTAAGCTGCACGATTCAGCCCTACACAGATTCGTACACTTATACTCTTGGGTATTTATTTGAGTGGGCCATTTTGTTGGATATGTGTTCCTATGCTCATGCCGAATTGCGTTACCAATATTCGGAACTGCTCAA gGATGATTTCTTTCCTAGCTTAATGAACAACCTCTTCCGGCTAATGCCAGTAGAAATTTTCCAAGACAATAAAAATAAGGCTGTGAGActtacagaaatattttctactGCACCTTCATTTAGTTTTGCAA aGACTTGGACTGAGTGCAGACTAGATCATTTAGTTTGCTGGTTGTACGCTAATAGTTTGAGACAACTCCCAGTTCTGGTGAGACAATGGTGGGGTGCAGCAGACAGTAGAGTTAGCGCTGCTGTAGAAAGAATCACAATACTTTATGTTAGCCCTATGCTGTGTCAAGAAGAGCTCAGTTGCAACAAGCTTACAGGCATCGAAAACATGCAG GTCAAAGTACATCCAACAGCGAGGGAAGTTATAGCATTGTATCAAGTGGAAGATGCGAAACTGGAACTTAGCATAATTTTACCGATTAACCATCCCCTTGGACCGGTAACTGTAGATCTCGGACAGCATGCGGGTGGTGCAGCAAATTGGAGAAACTGTCATATGCAGCTCTCCATATTCCTGACGCATCAG AACGGATCAATTTGGGACGGATTAACTCTTTGGAAGAATAATCTGGATAAAAGGTTTTCCGGCGTTGAAGAGTGTTACATTTGTTTCAGTATTGTTCATGCCACTACAAATCAAATACCAAAACTTTCATGCCACACATGCCGAAAGAAATTCCACACACCATGTCTG TACAAATGGTTCAGTACAAGCCAGAAATCTACGTGCCCGATTTGCAGAAACATATTCTGA
- the LOC124181733 gene encoding E3 ubiquitin-protein ligase listerin isoform X1, producing MGKNKQAQRTKNNARPSSSGRSAELLEASMPNFVGFSGAKDGGYIPLLPRLTISTLDEIDMSKLDSHFQLLLKKMNKKDGTTKLKALQEFTELCNNSTAKTILAVLPFWPRIYCLLAIDVEHRVREAAHVAHLAIVKPAGRNIAPYLKQLAGPWFTSQYDTYAPAASAATNAFQQTFPPNKLADAIAHCQEEILTYICDNITNQTPQTLGNNKTVTPEEMDMRYQRLLISSLQGYSLYLKTISPQQIEKVAKIHDKILSHNKFWKLAKHEIPLVRAGFFNVLASMIQHAEELYKNEKKKLITTIMNNLDETDPGVLPVVWEAVLLAICKIEGWHTVVSIEKLIIPKLWHVLREGGNGSANAIYPNLLPFISHFPIQNENKMNFYTNFFNNLRKGFKVKSVQLSYSEMLAVVTAFVECLRYVILLNNEDEILCETLLKQQLMPTLEWCLVEISPVKPLIFKQISQLIRYWSKNRSVADYKSYGHLVQQFWSTLEETLLNLIHSTEANFDSVHISNLYDSLLDLFLTLKNTTLVTRKNLRVKFFDSNDRAEKSDEVLPKVPEEDLKYCTELAQLINKITSVHFDNINKDSSESAVMLTCYKLITNFESKDLFIALTKSCGKDTSFLDFYNKTLRKWLIEKPEQTELLIMLLFSLIKYLDKLDKKTVLASLSELQNENKIILRHAVKCALLKHNRKDPAVKEWFSQAEVSSVLLDVTKQVADNETAIDLDVNKKILMQCFECSDNTDLIISDSTFDDIVSILCKGLNEQSQDNLNSLVELVSEISSATWTHNKLRLGVVKIIETMFGLSCTLDLDSSAFPIRKTVQNIWENGLVQLKTMLSPAKLVDLTKKCADILWANIFLSEHLYSLEKLVEIAVSFIKALVEDDDENEHTKNVISAFTAGSKMATWLADVTTIVLYAEVVSGNLATMETCFQTKIGQDIVKIDLEQKYPTDNIENCVRWALLNIKLLKKLFMRKSEGQDDIEDDSTEVQDMDIVKVNALPVIEETMLNILHIVATGYLYGLHYTSTKHFNGINTLFTDLKEEVKVTYTLLGTDIRESNLKFILQNSGVYVGIWPHVLRLFCMELAPCDSLTTKFREDFSITSSASNNVNEIGAQLQAVQVLSDYLNMEDIPLQLDNNVNALVVGRSLLGGDSEKTLTYFIATLDKVIKLYQEDNGFLLFDCDVSEVTWQQFTLPLEVVRFLSKSVSTIPTKLTHAHWDFILISLASWQLSVNKSKKNCGNLKVTAFIVAVNKLFCTLQELLYKHEKESVEGLPGTILDEWKNIFADDVYIVLVETWMYCSDLYNQHDVSSMQLVLLNNLGEALKLVDEKIFFGQHTSAALVSINSEKVIKLSFNLLQSPVPSLQLSAYQVFKKIIPELVARDKNLIESESFDPNLLNFKKFENVLASTQYIVNAMLLDFKLCETVSCTIQPYTDSYTYTLGYLFEWAILLDMCSYAHAELRYQYSELLKDDFFPSLMNNLFRLMPVEIFQDNKNKAVRLTEIFSTAPSFSFAKTWTECRLDHLVCWLYANSLRQLPVLVRQWWGAADSRVSAAVERITILYVSPMLCQEELSCNKLTGIENMQVKVHPTAREVIALYQVEDAKLELSIILPINHPLGPVTVDLGQHAGGAANWRNCHMQLSIFLTHQNGSIWDGLTLWKNNLDKRFSGVEECYICFSIVHATTNQIPKLSCHTCRKKFHTPCLYKWFSTSQKSTCPICRNIF from the exons AtgggaaaaaacaaacaggCACAACGTACTAAAAATAATGCAAGG CCATCAAGTAGCGGTCGCAGTGCAGAGCTGCTCGAAGCCTCAATGCCCAACTTCGTTGGGTTTTCAGGGGCAAAGGATGGAGGATATATTCCCCTCTTACCAAGACTAACGATTAGTACCTTGGACGAAATCGACATGAGTAAACTGGACTCTCACTTTCAACTGctgttgaagaaaatgaataaaaaagatggAACGACAAAATTAAAG gcATTGCAGGAGTTTACTGAGCTATGCAACAACTCGACCGCAAAAACTATTCTAGCAGTCCTTCCATTTTGGCCCCGCATATATTGTCTGCTTGCTATTGATGTGGAACATAGAGTTAGAGAAGCTGCGCATGTGGCGCATTTGGCCATTGTTAAACCTGCGGGAAGAAATATCGCTCCGTATTTGAAACAGCTGGCTGGACCGTGGTTTACGTCACAGTATGATACATACGCGCCTGCAGCCTCTGCTGCTACCAATGCTTTccag CAAACATTCCCACCAAATAAATTAGCAGACGCAATTGCACACTGTCAGGAAGAAATTTTGACTTACATCTGCGACAATATAACAAATCAAACGCCGCAAACCCTTGGAAATAATAA GACAGTTACACCTGAAGAAATGGACATGAGATACCAGAGATTATTGATATCAAGTTTACAAGGATACTCTTTATACTTGAAAACAATTTCTCCTCAGCAAATAGAGAAGGTGGCAAAGATtcacgataaaattttatcacacaATAAGTTCTGGAAATTGGCTAAACATGAAATACCTCTAGTCAGAGCTGGATTCTTCAATGTTCTTGCCTCAATGATTCAACACGCCGAAGAATTGTAcaagaacgagaaaaagaaattgatcaCCACCATTATGAACAATCTTGATGAAACAGATCCTGGTGTCTTGCCAGTTGTGTGGGAGGCTGTGCTTCTTGCAATATGTAAAATAGAG GGTTGGCATACAGTAGTCAGCATTGAAAAGCTCATAATACCTAAGTTGTGGCATGTTTTAAGAGAAGGAGGTAATGGCAGCGCCAATGCAATTTATCCTAATTTGCTGCCCTTCATCAGCCACTTTCCTATACAAAACGAGAACAAGATGAACTTTTACACaaatttctttaataattTACGGAAGGG CTTTAAAGTCAAGAGCGTTCAACTCAGCTACTCAGAGATGCTGGCAGTGGTCACTGCATTCGTCGAGTGTTTGCGTTATGTGATTCTTTTGAATAATGAGGATGAAATCTTGTGCGAAACTTTACTGAAACAAcag TTGATGCCAACATTGGAATGGTGTTTGGTAGAGATTTCACCAGTGAAACCtttgatttttaaacaaataagCCAGCTCATTCGTTATTGGAGTAAAAATCGAAGCGTCGCCGATTACAAGTCGTATGGTCATTTAGTTCAACAATTTTGGTCTACTCTTGAGGAGACACTTTTGAATCTAATTCATTCTACTGAAGCAAATTTTGATTCAGTTCACATTTCAAACTTGTATGACTCGTTGCTGGACTTGTTTCTCACTTTAAAAAATACCACATTAGTGACTCGCAAAAATTTGAGAGTCAAGttttttgattcaaacgaccgagCAGAAAAAAGCGACGAAGTTTTGCCTAAAGTTCCAGAAGAAGACCTGAAGTATTGTACAGAATTAGCTCAACTAATCAACAAAATAACTTCCGTTCATTTTGATAACATCAATAAAGATTCTTCTGAATCAGCTGTCATGTTAACCTGTTATAAATTAATCACAAACTTTGAAAGCAAAGACCTTTTTATTGCATTGACAAAATCGTGTGGAAAAGATACCAGTTTTCTCGATTTTTACAATAAGACTTTGAGGAAATGGTTGATTGAAAAGCCAGAACAGACGGAGCTATTGATAATGTTATTGTTCAGCCTCATCAAATATTTGGATAAATTGGACAAGAAAACAGTTCTTGCTTCATTATCAGAG TTAcagaacgaaaataaaataatcctTAGGCATGCGGTCAAGTGTGCTTTGTTAAAACATAATAGGAAGGATCCTGCAGTAAAAGAGTGGTTTTCACAAGCTGAAGTGTCATCTGTGTTACTAGATGTGACTAAACAAGTAGCCGATAATGAAACTGCCATCGATTTGgatgtgaacaaaaaaattctcatgcAATGTTTCGAGTGTTCTGATAATACCG ATTTAATTATCAGTGATTCTACATTTGATGACATTGTCTCAATCCTCTGTAAAGGTTTGAATGAACAGAGTCAAGATAATCTCAACTCACTCGTTGAATTGGTTTCTGAGATATCCTCTGCAACTTGGACTCACAACAAACTAAGGCTAGGAGTTGTCAAAATTATCGAAACTATGTTTGGATTAAGTTGCACACTTGACTTAGATAGCAGTGCTTTCCCGATAAGAAAAACTGTTCAGAATATATGGGAAAATGGGCTGGTCCAGTTAAAAACGATGTTATCTCCCGCAAAACTTGTTGACCTTACTAAAAAATGTGCAGACATTCTATGGGCAAATATCTTTCTGTC AGAACACCTATattctttagaaaaattagTGGAAATTGCAGTCAGCTTTATAAAAGCATTGGTCGAAGACGATGATGAAAATGAGCAtacaaaaaatgtcatttctGCTTTTACTGCTGGGTCGAAGATGGCTACTTGGTTGGCTGATGTGACAACAATAGTTCTGTATGCAGAAGTAGTGTCAGGAAATTTAGCAACGATGGAAACGTGTTTTCAGACAAAAATCGGTCAAGATATTGTTAAAATCGACTTGGAACAAAAGTATCCTACGGACAATATAGAAAACTGTGTTAGATGGGCTTTATTGAACATTAAATTACTAAAAAAACTCTTCATGAGAAAATCTGAAGGCCAAGACGATATCGAAGACGATTCAACAGAAGTTCAAGATATGGATATTGTTAAAGTCAATGCATTACCTGTTATTGAAGAGACTATGTTGAATATTCTACATATTGTTGCTACAGGATATTTGTATGGTTTACACTATACTTCA ACAAAACACTTTAATGGGATTAACACCCTGTTTACTGATCTAAAAGAGGAAGTTAAAGTTACATATACATTGCTTGGAACAGACATACGTGAGAGTAATCTCAAGTTCATCCTCCAAAA TTCTGGAGTTTACGTTGGAATATGGCCTCATGTGCTACGTCTTTTTTGCATGGAACTAGCACCGTGTGATAGTCTAACTACTAAATTCAGAGAAGATTTCAGCATCACAAGTTCTGCCTCAAATAATGTAAACGAAATTGGCGCTCAACTTCAAGCTGTTcag GTTTTGTCTGATTACCTAAACATGGAAGATATTCCATTACAATTGGACAATAATGTAAACGCACTCGTAGTAGGACGGAGCTTGCTTGGCGGTGATTCAGAAAAAACCTTgacatattttattgcaactTTAGATAAAGTGATAAAGCTCTACCAAGAGGATAACGGCTTCTTACTTTTTGATTG TGATGTATCAGAAGTAACGTGGCAACAGTTCACATTACCTTTGGAAGTTGTTAGATTTCTATCAAAGTCCGTCTCGACAATACCAACAAAATTAACTCACGCGCACTGGGATTTCATATTGATATCTCTAGCCTCTTGGCAGCTTTCAGTAAACAAATCTAAAAAGAATTGTGGTAATTTGAAG GTAACAGCTTTTATTGTTGCTGTGAATAAATTGTTCTGTACACTACAAGAACTCTTATACAAACATGAGAAAGAATCTGTTGAAGGATTGCCTGGAACAATATTAGATGAgtggaaaaacatttttgcTGATGATGTGTATATTGTCCTTGTTGAAACTTGGATGTATTGTTCCG ATTTGTACAATCAACACGACGTATCATCTATGCAACTTGTTCTGCTGAATAACCTGGGTGAGGCTCTGAAGTTGGTAGACGAAAAAATCTTCTTTGGACAGCATACCAGTGCTGCACTTGTATCGATCAACTCTGAAAAAGTGATTAAGCTCTCTTTCAACTTGCTACAATCCCCTGTTCCGAGCCTCCAGCTGTCAGCTtatcaagttttcaaaaaaattattccagaGTTGGTAGCGCGAGACAAAAACCTCATAGAATCAGAAAGCTTCGATccaaatttgttgaatttcaaaaagttcGAAAACGTTCTCGCATCCACTCAGTACATCGTAAACGCTATGTTATTGGACTTCAA ATTATGTGAAACTGTAAGCTGCACGATTCAGCCCTACACAGATTCGTACACTTATACTCTTGGGTATTTATTTGAGTGGGCCATTTTGTTGGATATGTGTTCCTATGCTCATGCCGAATTGCGTTACCAATATTCGGAACTGCTCAA gGATGATTTCTTTCCTAGCTTAATGAACAACCTCTTCCGGCTAATGCCAGTAGAAATTTTCCAAGACAATAAAAATAAGGCTGTGAGActtacagaaatattttctactGCACCTTCATTTAGTTTTGCAA aGACTTGGACTGAGTGCAGACTAGATCATTTAGTTTGCTGGTTGTACGCTAATAGTTTGAGACAACTCCCAGTTCTGGTGAGACAATGGTGGGGTGCAGCAGACAGTAGAGTTAGCGCTGCTGTAGAAAGAATCACAATACTTTATGTTAGCCCTATGCTGTGTCAAGAAGAGCTCAGTTGCAACAAGCTTACAGGCATCGAAAACATGCAG GTCAAAGTACATCCAACAGCGAGGGAAGTTATAGCATTGTATCAAGTGGAAGATGCGAAACTGGAACTTAGCATAATTTTACCGATTAACCATCCCCTTGGACCGGTAACTGTAGATCTCGGACAGCATGCGGGTGGTGCAGCAAATTGGAGAAACTGTCATATGCAGCTCTCCATATTCCTGACGCATCAG AACGGATCAATTTGGGACGGATTAACTCTTTGGAAGAATAATCTGGATAAAAGGTTTTCCGGCGTTGAAGAGTGTTACATTTGTTTCAGTATTGTTCATGCCACTACAAATCAAATACCAAAACTTTCATGCCACACATGCCGAAAGAAATTCCACACACCATGTCTG TACAAATGGTTCAGTACAAGCCAGAAATCTACGTGCCCGATTTGCAGAAACATATTCTGA